From Hymenobacter sediminicola:
CCGCCAGTACCACGGTGCCGGGCGGGGCCGCCACGGTTTCGGGCCGCACGGTGGCGGCCAACACCCGTAGCTCCTGCCCGCGCAGGGTGGCCAGAGCGCCACGGTTCCAGGGGTTGGCGGCCCGCACCAGCCGGCCAATGCTGTCGGCAGGCTCCTGCCAGTCGATGCAGAGGTCGGACAGGGCTGGGCGCGGCCAGTAACGGGCGGCGGCTTCGTCTTGCGGCTGTTCGGGCAGTGGCGTTTCGCCGCGCAGCCCGGCCAGCAGCTGCCGTGCCGCCCACACGCCGGTCAGGGCCAGTTGGGCGCGGTGCAGGCCGTGCGTATCGTGCGGCCCAATAGGTACGGGCACGGCTACCAGCACCGGCCCGGTGTCGAAGTCGGCCGCCATACGGTGAGCCGTGACGGCGCCGGCCGCCTCGCCCCGGCGTAGCTGCCAGAACGTGGGCTCCGGCCCTCGGTAGCCGGGCAGCGCTGCGAAGTGAAAGTTGATAAAGCCCTGTGGCGGAACGCCGAGTACCGCCGCCGGAATGCGCCATGGAAACGTGAGTACCAGCACTACTGTGGGCTGCAGCGCGGTCAGCCACTCAATTAGCTGCAACTCCAGGTCCGGGCGCGTCAGCTGCTGCGGAGCTAGGCCAGCTTGCGCCAAGTGCTGTCCGAGCCGCTCCGACTCGGCTGTACCCGTGGCGGGCACAGCCACGCCCGCTACAACACCCTGCGCCAACAGGTCATGGAGCAGGGGCCAGCCCAGCAGGCTGCTGATAATAACGGCAATGCGCATATGAAAGCAACGAAATGACGCGCCACTATCGGCGCGAAAGCAAAGAGCCGTCAGCCACGGACTGCCCAAGTAGGCTGCCGCAACTGACGGTCAATAGCTGGCCACACTCAAGAGCGCGACGGGAAGATGCCTTGCAAGGCAATAACGAAGTGGGTAGCCAAGTAAGGCTGGCGGTTGTCGTGGGGCTGATTGGCACCTTGCGCGTCAGTTTGGCCCTTTACGGCGTTAGCCGTGCCCAGCGTGGCGTTTTTAGGGCCAGCGGAATAGTGGTTGCTGGCGTCGCCGCCGGGGAAGTTGCCTATCGGCCCGTTTTCGTCGGCCGAAGCCCCGGCCTGCATCGTGCCCGTGATAGTGTGCCCGTGCGCCGGCATCTGGTCGGGAGTGAGGCTTACAGTTTCATTGCCGGCTTGCTGGCCCAGCACGTAGTTCTGCAGGCCTGGGCCCTGGCCAGCTCCCACCGCCACCCGTGACTGCAGATTAGGCAGGCCAAAAGTGGTGCTGCCGTTGCCGCCGTAGGTAGTGCCCAGCAAGGAGAATAGGGCTTGATACTGATTTACGGGGAGCAACTGGCCGTTGCAGAACGCCCAGTTTTTGGGCGCGTAGCCGAAAGCAATAGAGCGAATTTCGCCGATGTATGGTTCGTCCATGAGAAGGATTCGAAGTGAAAGTGAAGAAGACGCCCTGGGTTATTGCTGCGGCGGATACTGGCCTTCGTAGCAGATAATGGTGGTTAGCGCCAAAACAGGCTGAATATTGGCGTGCGGCTGGCTGCCCCCGGCGGGCTGCGCCATACCGGATATGATGCCGGGTGCCAGCGTATCCGCTTCCAAAGCAGAAGTGGAGTACAGAGCGGTGTCGGCATCAGCCGGGTAATTTCCGGCGGGGCTATTGACGGCCGGGCCGCCTCCGCTGGCATTCAATGACGCCGTAAAGACGTGGTTGTGCGCAGGCATCTGCTGGGTCGTCAGAGTTACGGCTTCGGTGCCGGCCCTTTGCCCGGGCATGTAGGACGAAAGGCCGGGGCCGTTGCCAGCAGCTACGTTTACGCGGCTGCGCATATCCGGCAGCGCGAAAGTCGACTGCCCGTCGCCGCCGTACGTGGTGCCAATCAGGCTGTACAGGGCTTCGTAATCAGAAATATTGAGCACTTGCCCCTGGCATTGCAGCCAGCCAACGGGCGCGAACGGGAAGCCTACGGTGCGAATTTCGCCGAGATAAGGAGATGACATAAGGGAAGGGGTAAAGGCGACAGTTAAGGACGCTGGGGGAATACCCCTTGCAGGGCAATGCAATAGTTGAGCACCAGGAAAGGCATCCGGTTTTCGTGCGCTTTGCCGTTGCCGGCTGGTCCAGCTGTGCCGCTGAGCAAGTCAGCGGCCATGTTCACACCCCCGTCAAGGGCATATTGTGCTGGCTGGCCAGCCGGAGGCGTCGCGTAATATGCGTTGCTTACCTTCTGCTGATCAGCCGTACCGTTGTTAACCGGCATGGTGCTGGGCGCCAGGGTATGAACGTGCATCGGCAGCTGGGGCAGCAGCAGCGTTTCTGTTTCGGTGCCTAGCACGGCACCCTGCGGATACGGCGAAAGGCCTTCACCCTGTCCAACACCAGCATAGGTGCGGCCGCGTAAATCAGGTAGGCCGAAGGTGTTCTGGCCGTTGCCGCCGTACGTAGTGCCCAGCAAGGAGAACAGAGCCGTATTCTGCTGAATAGGTAGAATCTGACCTTGGCAAAGTGCCCAACCGACGGGCGCAAAGTTGAGAGCCATCAGGCGAATCTCGCCGACAAAAGGATCCATAGGCTGAAAAGAGAAAATTGGGGATGTAGAAAAGCCCTCGTGGGCAGGAATAATATTCTGGTGTATAAGCCTGAATTACAAGATGCTACTGTGTTTGGTGTTCCGAAGTAAAACGCACTGTTGCGGTTGCGAAACACCAGCAGCTATTGGCAGTATCAGACTGTACTTTGATGAAACAAAAGGGTATAACCAGCCGAGCCGTAGCAAATTGCTATGGCAACTAGAGGCAGATATCAATAGGTGAGGATATACCAAGCCCAGTTAGAGGGGGCTGGCGTAAGGGATAGGGGAACGGTGCCGAAATTTATTAATTTGTTCCGTATATTCTTATATTTTCTTGTAAACTTAATGTAAGTAAATCGTGCTGTCTTGCCTTTTAGCGAGATTCAAGCCTGGAATTGGCTGTTCTGTTCGCCCTTGGCCGCATCCTTGTCAGATGAGTTACTGCGTCCTTTTAGCCGAGTGAGGCTACGTGAGATGATGCGCAACCGTGGGAGGCAATTAGCCCAGCTAGTAAGCTAATGCTGCCTCCAGCGCTAGGTCGCGGTTTTGGCGAAAGGCCGCAAAAGTGGGCGGTACGTACACCTGTGGAGCCAGCCATGTGCGGTGGTCGTCGGGCCAGGCAGTTTGCCAATAAAGGTCAGATACGTTGGCCGATAAGCCCGAATATGGGAGCGTAAAAGGCTTTTCCTCGCCCACAAAGTTGGGAGCGGAGCCTGTGGGCTCGCCAATGAACGTAGCCTTAGTGTGGCGCTCCAGCATGGTAGCCGTGTTTTGCGCGGCCGAGAAAGTGCGGCGCCCAATCAGTACAAACAGCTTACCGGCCTGATTGAGGCGCGCGTTGGCCTGCAAGCCTGCCACCAGAGCCGGTACCAAGTAGGTGTTGCCGCCGTTGTTCCAGCGCAGGTCCACTACCAGCTTTTCCAACTGTGGGTCGGCGGCGGCTTGCAGCAGCCGTTCCGTGAAGCGGGCGAAAGGCTCTGTCTCGTTGTTGCGCACGCTATTGAATTGGAAGTACAGCACCTTGCCACCTGGTAGGGTCTCAAACCAATACTTTTCGCCCATTCGTTTCAGGTAAGCAGGCAGCGGCGTCGTTAGCGTCTGCGGCAGATTTACCCAGGTTGATGGGTTGGGCAGCGTATTCCAGATGTTGGGCTGACTGGCATCGGCTGGTAGCACCACCTGCCGCGTGCGGCCTCGTAAATCTTTCAGGGTAAGCGTGGTGCGGTCGGTGGTTGGCTGCAGGCCCAGGGCATGTAGCACTGCTGGCTGGCGCATTTCGTAAGGTGCCACCTGCTTGGGCCAGTACGCATTGTCGCGAGAAAGAATGGGTAGTAGTGCTT
This genomic window contains:
- a CDS encoding TPR end-of-group domain-containing protein, whose protein sequence is MLLAHPAYAQQSAASFPQLLRQAEAQSEAKAWATAATLWQQVVAANPVQPRFWQQLGQAQQRAGQRREAIQAYEQVVALGGPEPEEAAYSAATLYMQLHEPDKALDWLEKSLNLRFGYLTDAQTDSVWRPLRQNARYRRLVSLVDVSQMSRDEGWRTDLDIFAREARRRGFAVPRAITPDQLDAAVQAVAAAVPRLTDMQLYLELRKLTALLGDGHSNIFPGGERLTALCQALPVQFYHFEEGLFIISADPKYRELLGAQVLRFGDKTVPQVTEALLPILSRDNAYWPKQVAPYEMRQPAVLHALGLQPTTDRTTLTLKDLRGRTRQVVLPADASQPNIWNTLPNPSTWVNLPQTLTTPLPAYLKRMGEKYWFETLPGGKVLYFQFNSVRNNETEPFARFTERLLQAAADPQLEKLVVDLRWNNGGNTYLVPALVAGLQANARLNQAGKLFVLIGRRTFSAAQNTATMLERHTKATFIGEPTGSAPNFVGEEKPFTLPYSGLSANVSDLYWQTAWPDDHRTWLAPQVYVPPTFAAFRQNRDLALEAALAY
- a CDS encoding phage tail protein: MDPFVGEIRLMALNFAPVGWALCQGQILPIQQNTALFSLLGTTYGGNGQNTFGLPDLRGRTYAGVGQGEGLSPYPQGAVLGTETETLLLPQLPMHVHTLAPSTMPVNNGTADQQKVSNAYYATPPAGQPAQYALDGGVNMAADLLSGTAGPAGNGKAHENRMPFLVLNYCIALQGVFPQRP
- a CDS encoding phage tail protein, with the protein product MDEPYIGEIRSIAFGYAPKNWAFCNGQLLPVNQYQALFSLLGTTYGGNGSTTFGLPNLQSRVAVGAGQGPGLQNYVLGQQAGNETVSLTPDQMPAHGHTITGTMQAGASADENGPIGNFPGGDASNHYSAGPKNATLGTANAVKGQTDAQGANQPHDNRQPYLATHFVIALQGIFPSRS
- a CDS encoding phage tail protein, translating into MSSPYLGEIRTVGFPFAPVGWLQCQGQVLNISDYEALYSLIGTTYGGDGQSTFALPDMRSRVNVAAGNGPGLSSYMPGQRAGTEAVTLTTQQMPAHNHVFTASLNASGGGPAVNSPAGNYPADADTALYSTSALEADTLAPGIISGMAQPAGGSQPHANIQPVLALTTIICYEGQYPPQQ
- a CDS encoding methionyl-tRNA formyltransferase, whose protein sequence is MRIAVIISSLLGWPLLHDLLAQGVVAGVAVPATGTAESERLGQHLAQAGLAPQQLTRPDLELQLIEWLTALQPTVVLVLTFPWRIPAAVLGVPPQGFINFHFAALPGYRGPEPTFWQLRRGEAAGAVTAHRMAADFDTGPVLVAVPVPIGPHDTHGLHRAQLALTGVWAARQLLAGLRGETPLPEQPQDEAAARYWPRPALSDLCIDWQEPADSIGRLVRAANPWNRGALATLRGQELRVLAATVRPETVAAPPGTVVLAAPGQALLVACGAGQVLQLDMICLEEGYFTGGQLAGMGLQPGETLGTLLTGPLA